The proteins below are encoded in one region of Silene latifolia isolate original U9 population chromosome 2, ASM4854445v1, whole genome shotgun sequence:
- the LOC141643750 gene encoding actin-related protein 2 has translation MDNKNVVVCDNGTGYVKCGFAGENFPTSVFPCMVGKPMLRYEESLMEQELKDIVVGDACVNLRNQLDVSYPVNNGIIQNWDDMCHVWDYAFFNELKVDPTECKILLTDPPLNPAKNREKMVETMFERYNFSGVFIQIQAVLTLYAQGLLTGLVIDSGDGVTHVVPVVDGYSFPHLTKRMNVAGRHVTSYLVDLLTRRGYAMNKAADFETVRQIKEKLCYTSYDYKREYQLGLETTILMKNYTLPDGRVIKVGTERFQAPEALFTPELIDVEGDGMADMVFRCIQEMDIDNRMMLYQHIVLSGGSTMYPGLPSRLEKEILDRYLDVVLKGNKDGLKKLRLRIEDPPRRKHMVYLGGAVLAGIMKDAPEFWISREDYLEEGLGCLSKCGQA, from the exons TATGTTAAGTGTGGCTTTGCTGGAGAGAATTTTCCCACTTCAGTCTTTCCTTGTATGGTGGGAAAACCAATGCTACGGTATGAAGAGTCCTTAATGGAACAAGAACTGAAG GACATTGTTGTTGGAGATGCTTGTGTCAACTTGCGAAATCAACTAGATGTATCTTATCCAGTCAATAATGGTATTATTCAGAACTGGGATGACATGTGTCATGTATGGGATTATGCATTTTTCAACGAGTTGAAG GTGGATCCCACGGAATGTAAAATACTACTCACCGACCCCCCTTTAAATCCTGCAAAGAACCGTGAAAAAATG GTGGAGACAATGTTTGAGAGGTACAACTTTTCTGGTGTCTTCATCCAGATCCAGGCGGTCCTGACTTTATATGCTCAAG GCTTGCTCACTGGACTAGTTATTGATTCGGGCGATGGAGTCACCCACGTG GTTCCAGTTGTTGATGGTTACTCATTCCCACATCTTACAAAGCGAATGAATGTGGCAGGGAGGCATGTAACATCTTACCTAGTGGATTTGCTTACACGGAGAGG GTATGCAATGAACAAAGCTGCTGATTTTGAAACTGTAAGACAAATCAAAGAGAAGCTGTGCTATACCAG TTATGATTACAAACGTGAGTATCAATTGGGACTCGAAACCACCATTCTAATGAAGAATTATACC CTGCCAGATGGAAGGGTTATCAAAGTTGGGACTGAACGATTCCAGGCTCCTGAAGCTCTCTTCACCCCA GAGCTCATAGATGTTGAAGGTGATGGAATGGCGGATATGGTATTCCGCTGCATCCAGGAAATGGACATCGACAATCGCATGATG CTTTATCAGCACATTGTTTTAAGTGGAGGGAGTACCATGTATCCTGGACTACCAAGCCG GTTGGAAAAGGAAATACTTGATAGATATCTCGATGTTGTTTTGAAGGGAAATAAAGATGGCCTGAAG AAGCTAAGGCTTAGGATTGAGGATCCTCCGCGGAGAAAGCATATGGTGTACCTTGGAGGTGCAGTTCTTGCAGGGATAATGAAG GATGCACCAGAGTTTTGGATAAGCAGGGAGGATTATCTGGAGGAAGGACTTGGGTGTCTGAGCAAGTGCGGCCAGGCATGA
- the LOC141643751 gene encoding omega-hydroxypalmitate O-feruloyl transferase-like: MVNENGEKGNKMMSNGQNNKENDLNVRHIAKPTLVQPSEQTDKGFYLLSNLDQNIAVIVRTIYCFKTEEKGNDMADEVLKDALAKVLVKYYPLAGRLTISPQGKLIVDCTGEGAVFVVAEAGCDMADIGDSTKPDPVTLGKLVYDVPGAKNILEIPPLVAQVTKFKCGGFVLGLCMNHCMFDGIGAMEFVNSWGETARGLSLTTPPYLDRTILSSRNPPQIEFKHQEFDEIDDISNTSHLYSEPMQYRSFCFDPTLLEKLKSKAMEDPTLEKCTTFEALSAFVWRARTKALEMKPDQKTKLLFAVDGRPKFSPPLPKGYFGNGIVLTNAICPAGDLIENPLSTGVKLVQESIKMVTDSYMRSAIDYFEVTRARPSLSSTLLITTWSRLSFHTTDFGWGEPVLSGPVALPEKEVILFLSHGKERRSINVLLGMPVSAMNTFEDQIQEI; this comes from the exons ATG GTTAATGAAAATGGAGAGAAGGGTAATAAAATGATGTCCAACGGCCAAAACAACAAGGAAAATGATCTAAATGTGAGGCACATAGCAAAACCAACATTGGTACAACCATCTGAACAAACTGACAAAGGTTTCTACTTACTCTCAAACCTAGACCAAAACATTGCAGTCATTGTCCGTACAATTTACTGTTTCAAAACAGAGGAAAAAGGTAATGATATGGCTGATGAAGTCCTTAAGGATGCGCTTGCAAAGGTTCTTGTAAAATATTACCCTTTAGCGGGTCGGCTTACGATCAGTCCTCAAGGGAAACTTATTGTTGATTGTACTGGTGAGGGTGCGGTGTTTGTCGTGGCGGAGGCCGGGTGTGATATGGCTGATATTGGTGATTCTACTAAGCCTGATCCTGTTACTCTTGGGAAATTGGTTTATGATGTTCCTGGTGCTAAGAATATCCTTGAGATTCCACCTCTTGTTGCTCAG GTGACAAAGTTCAAGTGTGGAGGGTTTGTACTAGGCCTATGCATGAACCACTGCATGTTTGATGGAATCGGAGCCATGGAATTCGTCAACTCGTGGGGTGAAACAGCTCGGGGCTTATCCCTAACCACACCACCATACCTAGACAGGACAATCCTATCCTCCAGGAACCCACCTCAAATCGAGTTTAAACACCAAGAATTCGATGAAATAGACGACATTTCCAACACCAGTCACCTCTATTCCGAACCAATGCAATACAGATCCTTCTGCTTTGACCCAACCCTTCTCGAGAAGCTCAAATCAAAGGCAATGGAGGATCCCACCTTAGAGAAATGCACCACTTTTGAGGCCCTCTCGGCGTTTGTTTGGAGGGCTAGAACCAAAGCCTTAGAAATGAAACCTGATCAAAAGACGAAACTACTCTTTGCAGTTGATGGAAGGCCTAAGTTTAGCCCACCCTTGCCAAAAGGGTACTTTGGGAATGGAATTGTCCTTACTAATGCTATATGCCCTGCAGGGGACTTGATCGAAAACCCGCTTTCAACAGGTGTAAAGCTAGTTCAAGAATCCATCAAAATGGTGACTGATAGTTACATGAGATCAGCCATTGATTACTTTGAAGTGACGAGAGCAAGGCCGTCTTTGAGCTCAACCCTTTTGATCACTACTTGGTCAAGACTGTCTTTCCATACTACTGATTTCGGGTGGGGTGAGCCCGTGTTGTCGGGTCCCGTAGCATTGCCTGAGAAAGAGGTTATATTGTTTTTGTCTCATGGTAAGGAAAGAAGATCTATTAATGTGCTTCTCGGTATGCCTGTTTCGGCCATGAACACCTTTGAAGATCAGATTCAGGAAATCTAA
- the LOC141643753 gene encoding uncharacterized protein LOC141643753 — protein sequence MDIPIILSLLFLSFFSLSFSQNIHPPHPKHAGSQITVVGTVYCDICSNNTFSVHSYFIPGAEVKIDCKFRATAPRTAEEITFSVNRTTNKQGWYKLEIPSVDGIECAREAAVVSLCRASLVRSPPSLGKCNVPGLKTTSDVVYFKSSEQNVCIYGLSALNFRPSKTNKALCGN from the exons ATGGACATTCCTATCATTCTTTCTCTTCTGTTTCTCTCCTTTTTCTCCTTATCTTTCTCTCAAAACATCCATCCTCCTCACCCGAAACACGCCGGCTCTCAGATCACTGTCGTTGGCACTGTCTACTGTGATATTTGCTCTAATAACACCTTTTCTGTCCACAGCTACTTCATACCAG GAGCTGAAGTGAAAATAGACTGCAAGTTCAGAGCAACAGCACCAAGAACAGCAGAAGAAATAACATTTTCTGTAAAcagaacaacaaacaaacaaggaTGGTATAAATTGGAAATACCGTCAGTCGACGGAATAGAATGTGCAAGAGAAGCAGCTGTTGTTTCACTTTGTAGAGCAAGTTTAGTAAGAAGTCCTCCTTCTTTAGGTAAATGCAATGTTCCTGGTTTAAAAACCACTTCTGATGTGGTTTATTTTAAGtctagtgaacaaaatgtttgcATTTATGGTCTTAGTGCCCTTAATTTTAGACCATCTAAGACTAATAAGGCTCTGTGTGGTAATTAG